The region AATAAATTGTTTGCGAAAAAATGAAATTAAAATAAGCACTTATTTCTTTATCCCGTAAGGATTAAATATCAGTAACCGTAGGTGAAACCTGCGTAAAACAAGCTCTTAAGAAAAACAATTCCGTAGATTTATTTAAACCAAATTCTTTTTCATCTTGAAAATTATTTTTTATTTGCAACAGATTTTGTAATTTTAAAATTTAAAAATAAAGAGTGCAATCTTGCCAACACATATTACATTTTAATTTTTAAGAATTTTAATTTCTGAACTATAAATTTTGAGTAAGTCTAATAAAGATATAAGCACTTGTGCATACTGTAATAGATTTGGGAAATTTACAAGAGAACATATTTTTCCTATATGTTTAATTAAAAAGGTGCCAAATTATACTGCGAAATATTCATTAAAAGCAAAAAAGGTTTTTGGAGCAGAACTAATAGTTAAGGATGTTTGTGCGATTTGCAATAATGATTTTTTGGGAAAGTTAGATGAATATATTTGTAAACTTTATGATGAATATTTTTCGTTATTTGTGGACGCAAATGATAAAGTAGTTTTCAAGTATGATTATAACAAACTTTTGAGGTGGTTATTGAAAATATCGTATAATTCAGGAAGAACTACAAATCAAGATATAGATTTATTATCTAAGTATAAAAACTACATATTATATGGAGGTGATTATCCAGAGGATGTTGCTATATTTATAGATTTGATTCCTCCTGCTTTTGATGACTCAAATACTAAAATATATCCAAAATCAATGCGATGTGGTAAAATTAAGACAACCTATTTTAACTACGATTGGCTTACAATTAGGGTTGTAGCTATTAATTCTTTTTATTTTTATTTGGCTTTTTTTCCAATATTTGAGGATTCTATTCCAAAGGATGAGTTTAATTTATTTGGAAATAAATTTCCTGGTATATTGCTTAATTTTAATAAAAATCTAGATACTCTTTTTGTTTCAAAGCAAACGGATTCATACGAAATTCATAAAGATCATTTGACGGAAAATCAAGCTATATATGACCACTATTTTAATATAAAAAAATCACAAATTTAATTTAGCAAATAATTGAACAATGAAAGAATATTACTTTTTAACTGGTAAAGACCAAAATGGTCCGTTCTCAATTGAAGAACTTAAAACCAAAAATCTAACAAGTGAAACTCTTATTTGGTCGGATGATATGGATAACTGGAAAAAGTTAAAAGATATTCCTGAATTATTGAATCTAAAGAAAGTACCACCGCCGCCGCCAGTTGACATGAATAAGAAAAATGTTTTCTCAAAATGGATTTTAAAATATAAAATAACAATTATTTCTGTTTTTTGTTTAATTCTTCTTGCGTCAGCTTTTTTTGTTTTTAATAAAAATAATAAAAAAGTCAATAAAAAAGAAAAACATACAAGTCTTAATGATTTAGAGGATTACGACTTAAATGGAAAAGTTAAATCATTGAAAATTTCAAGTTACGCAGCAAATGGAAACTTTAACGAATGTCAGAAAAATGATATGATTTATAGTGACCTTTTAATTTTCAATAAGCAGGGTAACATTGTTGAAAAGTATGAATATAATAGAGACGGAAGCTTATTTGACAAATATATATACAAGTATAATACGCAAGGAAAAAAAACAGAAGAAAATCGTTACGATTCTAATGATATATTATTTAATACTATTAAATATAAATATGATATAAATAATAATTTAATAGAGGAAGTAGAAAATGAACATCTTAAAAACAAAAATTCAGTTGATATAACTTTGCGTGATTTTCGCCATAATTCTAAAAATTATATTATTAATTACAGCAGTTTTTATAGTAAGGATACATATAAATATGACAATAAAAATAATAGAATTGAGGAAAGAAGTTATACTTCAGATACTGCAACTATAACGTTAATTACATATAAATACGATGAAAATGGAAATGAAATAGAATATAATTATAATTCATCTTTAGGATCTAATAAAGTAACATTTAAATATGATGATAATGGTAATAAAATTGAAGCATCATTCAATAATGATGTGATAAGGGATGGTAAGTATAAGTACACATATAAGTACGATGATAATGGTAATGAAATTGAAGAATGCGAATTTAAATTAAATGGCAGTTTTTCAAGTAAAAGGACTTTTGAATATGATGATAATGGTAATAAAATTGAGGAAATTAAGTATAATGCAGATGGAAGTATTTCTACTAAAGAAATATCTAAATATGACAATGAAAATAATCTAACAGAAGAAACTGTTTATAATTCTGATAATTCTGTTAATGAAAAAAATACTTTTAAAATCGAATATGATAAAAATAATAATTACACAAAAAAGATTTCATTTGAAAATGGTAAACCAATAGATTACTACGAAAGAGAAATTGAATATTATTGAAAGCAGCCCACAACCGCCAAGTACATTGTCAGATAGCACAGACCAACGCTAAAACCTAAACCTGCCAAAGAGCTTGACTTCTCAACCGCACCCTAACAGACAAGTACAATGACCAAATAAAAAAGCCCTGTGTATAACACGCATTTGCTGTCAGTGGCGGTTTTGCGGCTTGTTAGACCGGTAAGTGGGAAGGCAGCCTTTAGTGTTTTCTATAAAGTTTATCGGTTAAAACCGCCACCAAACAGCAAGTGCGGGCACGTTTGTTCCATTATAATTATAAAAAACATGGAAGTAATAATTACCAGAACAAATAAAAAAGATTATCCTCAAACTGAGAATTTAACTCGCGAAGCATTTTGGGATGTTTACAAACCGGGTTGCGATGAACATTTGATTTTGCATAACATAAGAAATAGTAAATGTTTTATTGGCGAGCTTGATTTGGTTGCAACAGTAAATAATAATATTGTTGGTCATATAATAAGCACTGTAGCCAAGGTTGTTGATACAAATGAAAAAAATCATAAAGTTGTATGTGTAGGACCTATTTCTGTTATACCGGAATACCAGGGAAAAGGGATAGGCTCAAAACTAATGAGAAGTAGTATTTCAATTGCAAAAGAATTAGGTTTTCCGGGAATGATACTTTTTGGAAACCCCAATTATTATCACCGCTTTGGATTCAAAAATGCGTTGGAATATAAAATATCAACAAAAGACTGTCAGAACTTTGAGCCATTCATGGCTTTAGAAATTCAGGAAAAAGGATTTGAAGGAATACAGGGAAAATTTTATGAAGACGATGTATTCATAATTGAATCTGAGGAATTGGAAGCATTTGAAAAGAATTTTCCTTACAAAGTAAAACATGTAACCCCAACCCAATTGAAATAAATAGGAAACATAAAAACCTTGTATAAAACAAAACATAAGCATTGTGACATTTAACTTTTTATCTTTCTACTTACGACTTATGTCTTGATACTTACTACTTAATTCTTTCTTACATCAAAATTTAACTATCTTTGGTCATTATAAATTAAAAGGAGGTTTTTATGAATGGAATAACATATGTTTACATTATTGGTGCAATAATTTTTATTTTCCTGATTGGAATCAGGATAGTACGACCCACACACAAAGGGTTGATTGAACGTTTGGGTAAATACAATCGTTTCGCAAGTGCCGGATTTCATTGGATAATACCCGGTATTGAAAAAATGTACCAGATAAATATTACCGAACAAATGGTAAATGCCGAATCGCAGGAAATTATCACCAATGATAATTTAAATGCTAAAGTCGATGCACAGGTTTATTTTAAAGTAAAAGATGACGAAGTAAGTGTAAAAAGTTCAGTATACAATGTAAACAACTACCAATGGCAGATTGTGAACTTAGCACGTACTACATTAAGGAATATCATAGGTACATTAACTTTAAAATCGGCAAATAGTGAAAGAGGAAAAATAAATGCGGATCTGTATAAAACGCTTCATACAGAAACCAGCAACTGGGGAATTGAAATTGTTCGTACCGAATTAAAAGAGATCGACCCACCCAAGGATGTTCAGGAAACCATGAATAAAGTAGTAAAAGCTGAGAACGAAAAAATTGCTGCTATTGATTTTGCCACTGCACGCGAAACAGTTGCCGATGGCGAAAAGCGCGCCAAGATAAAAGAAGCTGAAGGTATAAAGCAGGCAAAGATTTTACATGCTGAAGGAGAAGCCGAAGCAATACGACTGGTAAATGAAGCTGCTGATAAATATTTCGTGGGTAATGCGCAACTGCTGAGAAAATTGGAAGCTGTAGAAAAATCACTTTCTGAAAATGCGAAGATTGTTGTCCCGACCGACACTGAACTTGTTAATGTTATTGGCGAAATGGCCGGAGTGTTGCCTTTGAAAAGGAAACCGAAAGAAGAATAGATTCATCGCTTCGCACTGAATGACAAAAAACATTATAGTATAAAAATAAAAAATGCCCGGAAATTTTTCGGGCATTTTTATTTATTTTTTAATAATTTTATAATGCAATTGCGAAAACCCGTTCTTATGCCTGTAAACATTCAGTAGTTTTAATTCAATTCGGCTGTTTTCGGCAATAAAATCAAAAAGTTTTATTTTATTTGAACCATTTATTTCAGGTGCAATAAGCAGGTTTATTTCATCAGCAAGTCCCTGGTTTAGAAGCACACAGTCGAGCATACCTCCGGTATCAGTTATCAGTTTTTTAACTCCATAATTTTTTCGTAAAGCCTGAAAAGCATCGCTGAGGTCAACATGATCCTTGCCTGCATAAATAATATCATAATCTCTTTCTTCAAGATATTGCAAATATTTTTTAGGTGTTTTTTCCGAAACCATAACAATAATATCTTTCATAAATGACATACGCCTGTATGAATGCAAAATACCGTTTAATTGTCCGCGACTATCGGCAATAACCCAATATGGTCTTGGGTCATCCATGTTAAATAAAGGTTTTCTGAAATCCGATTTTTTTTCTGTCGGAATTTTTATGACCGCGCTTTTTAAAGTATTTGAGCCGACAACATATGCCTGGGCTTCGAATGATGCGGCTATCGTGTAATGCAGGTCCAGGTCGGCAGCAAAATCGGTATATGCGCCATCAAGCGTAATCGTGTTGTGAATAATAATTTTTGGAAGCATAATTTTTTGTTTAAATAATCTTTCTAAATAAAGCAACAGTGGAAACCAGAGTCCACGAGCCTTCCAGTATAACAAACGGAATATAATTCAACATAACTGAAGCCACGCAAGCAAGTGCAGCTCCAAAAATATTCATGATAAGATACCAATTATTTTTTTTTGAAAATTTGAAAATAAGGTTTAGTGAATATGCAAGCAGTAGTATAAAAACACCAACAGTACCAATCAAATCTGTTAAATTCATAAAAAGTATTATATCTTTGAAATGCTAATATAATATTTATTATGAAAAAACTGTTTATATTTTCACTAATTATTTTGTGTTGTTTTCATTTGAATGCACAAAATAAAACCCGTAAACCTGTCGATTCTGTTGGATTTGCAACTAAAGCATGGCAGATGGATTCAATAGTGAAACGATTGCATAAACAATATGATTTATATTATGATTCTGTTTATCAGAAAAATAATTTAACGAATGATATTGCATTCAGGTTTGCAATTTCTCCGCATGATGATTACACTTATGCAGGTTTTTTATATGATGTAACTTTTAGTCATATAAAAGCAAAGACAGTTATAATATTTGGCGTTGCGCATAAAGCAAAGAAATTCGGGATTGAACGGAAACTGGTTTTTGATTCGTTTGACGAATGGCAGGAGCCGTACGGAAACATTGCCGTTTCACCTTTGCGTCAACAGTTGATGAATGCATTACCTCGGAATGATTATATTGTTCATGACAGCTTGCAGATTGTTGAACATTCAGTGGAAGCTTTTGTTCCGTTCCTTCAGTATTACAATAAAAATGTTGAGATCATTTCCATTCTTGTTCCTTATATGCCTTTTGCTGATATGCAGAAATATTCTGATGATATGGCGAAAGCATTGAATGAAGTGATGAAAAAAAATAATCTGCAATGGGGAAAAGATATAGCATTAATAGCATCAACCGATGCAGTGCATTACGGTGATGAAGACTGGGGCGGAAAAAATTATGCACTGTATGGATGTGATGAAAAAGGATTTACCGATGCTGTTAATTTTGAACACCAGATAATGAATGAATGTCTTGCAATTCCTGATTCTAATAGTGCAAAGAAATTTTTTGAATATACCGTACAAAACAATGATTGGCGTGAATATAAATGGACATGGTGCGGAAGATATTCTGTTCCATTTGGAATGTTGACAGCAAATAAACTTCAAAAATTATCAGGAACACAACCGTTAAAGCTGATGATTAGCGACTACTCTACAAGCATTGCCCACAAACCATTTAAATTAGATGATATCAAAATGGGAGCAACTGCAATTGCAAATCTGCATCACTGGGTTGGCTACGCTGTGGTGGGATATAAATAATTCAGAATTCTAAACTCTGAATTAAATTTTATTTTCTTTTTAATTCAATGATTGTGATTTCCGGCGTCATTCCTATTCTTCCGGGGAATCCAAGAAATCCGAAACCGCGATTTACATAAAGGTATTGGTTGCCCTCGTTATATAATCCCGCCCAGTGAGGATACATGTATTCGAGCGGGCACCAGTAAAACCCGCAGCAGTCAATTCCAAATTGCATAGCATGTGTATGTCCCGATAAGGTGAGGTCGGCATTATTTTTCCCTGCTACTTCGGCATCCCAGTGTGAAGGAATATGTGTAAGCAGAATTTTAAACACAGCATTTTCAACTCCTTTGATCGCAACTTCTAATTTGCCGTATTGCTTGAATGGCGGTGTTCCCCAGCTGTTCACCCCTATGATTGCTATGGAGTCATTATTTTTTTTAAGAACATAATTTTGATTTATTAGAAGTTTGAACCCTGCTTCCTGTTCAATTTTTACAAGGTTGTTGAAGTCTTCCGTTTTTTCTTTAATGGTTTTCCAACGACGGTAATCACCTACATCATGATTTCCTAAAATGGAGAAAACGTTAAATGGTGCGTGAATTCTTTTTAATTCGGGCAACATCATTTTTGCTTCATCAGAAAGGTTATTGATTAAATCGCCGGTGAAGAAAATGATATCAGGTTTTTCGCTCATCATCAAATCAATTCCTTTGCGAACGTCAAGCGAATCGGAAAAACTGCCAAGATGCATATCCGATATTTGTGCAATTTTAATCCCATCGAATGTTTGGGGAAGATTAGGAAATTCAATACTGACATGTTCGACTTTAAAATTTGTTTTGCCGAAAATAATTCCGTTCAATACTACGAACATCATTATAATTGTAAATATAACTCCAATAAAACTGAATATTCTGAAAGAAGAAATGTATTGTAAAATTTTATTTTCAAATTTTAATTTCTTTAGAATTAATGCAGGGATCCTGATGATGTATTCAATCAATGCAAATGAAAGTAAAATAAATTTTGGTAAAAAGAATAATGAGAATATTCCGGTTAGGAAGAAATAATTTCTGTAAATAATATAATCAGGTTTGTTGGAAAAGCGAAGTGTTACAAAATAAATTAATGATAACAGAGCTATTAAAATTATTGTGAAAAAATAAATTCTGCTGAACCTTCTTTTTAAAACAGGTTTTGCTTTCATCCGGAATGCATGCTTAATTGCAATAAATGAAAAGAATTCGATTATTGCGATAAATAAAACAAAAATTAATATAGCCCAAATCATAGTAATGCAAAGTTATCAGAAAATCTGATTTATGAATTTTAATGTTTGAAGTATTTTATTAAATTTGAAGAAATAAAATATAAATTATGGACAAGTTTTTAGCTGAAGCGATAAATGAAGCCAAAAAAGGTCTTGCTGAAGGCGGCATTCCTATTGGCTCTGTGATAGTTTATGAAAATAAAATAATTGGAAGAGGTCATAATAAACGAATACAGCGTGATAGTGTTGTTTTGCATGGTGAAATGGATGCGCTTGAAAATGCTGGTCGTCAGACGGCTTCGGTTTATAAAAAATGTACGTTGTACACAACTTTATCACCTTGTTCAATGTGCAGTGGCGCAATATTGCTTTATGGGATTCCGAGAATTGTGATAGGTGAGAATAAAACATTTATGGGTGAAGAAGAACATTTAAAATCACGAGGAGTGGAAGTAATTGTTGAAGATAATCAGGAATGTAAAGATTTGATGGAACGCTTTATTCATGATAAACCTGAACTTTGGAATGAGGATATTGGAAAATAATTTTTAAAAATATTAGTGCTGTCATAAAAATAGGTTGTACTTTTGTTCCCGATAAATACAAAGATCATAATGAAAAATTTAATCAATAACTTCTTAAATAATAATTCGAATAATAATATTCGGAACGGGAGGCTATTGTAGATACTAATAAAAAATAAAAATATTCAAGCCTCCCGATTTCGTGGAGGCTTTTTTTTGATAAAAATTTTATAATGCATTTACTGAACATTAATAATAACAATAATATTAAACCACCAACTGCGACGGTCGCATTCTTATTGTTATGAAGCCCATCGGAAACAACGGGCTTTTTTTATTACTGCAAAAACTATAAACCAAATAAAAATAAAATTATGAAGTACAAGGAAATCTTAAAAACAGAAGAAGCCATTGCGTTGGTAAAAGAGACATTCGCCAGAGAATTGTCGAAACAATTAAACCTGATAAAAATTTCATCACCGCTTGTAGTGCTTGATGGCACCGGTATTAACGATGATCTGAACGGAGTGGAAAAACCGGTTATGTTTGATATAAAGAATATATCGAAACAAAAAGCAGTTGTGGTTCAGTCGTTGGCTAAATGGAAACGCTTGCGATTAAAGCAACTCGAGATTGATGTGAATGAAGGGATTTTAACAGATATGCGGGCATTGCGTCCTGATGAAGTTTGTTCCTCGTTGCATTCTATTTATGTTGACCAGTGGGATTGGGAATTACATATCGGTCAGCAGCAACGTACATTGTCGTTCCTGAAAAAAACAGTATGTAAAATTTATGAAGCGTTGAAAGAAACGGAAAAAATTGTTCATCATTATGATACAAAGATTCCTGTTTTACTGCCTGAGAAAATTAAATTTTTGCATGCAGAAGAATTATTGCAGCTTTATCCAACGCTGAGTGTGAAAGAAAGAGAAACCGAAGTAGCAAAAGAATATGGAGCTGTATTTATTATTGGTATTGGCAGTGAACTTTCGAATGGTGAACCGCATGATGGACGTGCGCCAGACTATGATGACTGGAGTACAATGAACGAAGAAGAATTTGTTGGGTTAAATGGTGATATCATTGTGTGGCATCCTGTTTTACAATGTGCATTTGAATTATCTTCCATGGGAATCAGGGTTGACAAACATGCTCTTGTATGTCAGCTGAAAGAAAGAAAATGTACTGAAAGAGCAAGGTTACCGTTTCATAAGATGTTGTTGGACGATACGCTGCCTCAGAGTATTGGAGGGGGAATCGGGCAATCGAGGGTGTGTATGTTCATGCTGAAAAAATCACACATAGGTGAAGTGCAAGTGAGCATATGGCCTGAAGATGAAAAAAGAAAACTGACGGAAGCTGGAGTTTGTTTAATGTAGAAAAAGTAAGGGCGGCGCGTGAAACGCGCCGCCCTTACTTTTTAATATTAATTTTTTAAATCTTCTTTTTAACCCGGAAGATTTTTTTGTTATTCGTATTTGCTTACTAATCCGTTCAACCTGCTTTCTATGGCTTGGATTATTTTATTGTCTTTATTTTCCGGGTTGTCGAAATGCATTTTATCTTTCACTTCATTATTTTCAATGATGCATATTTCATTTCCTACAATTTCAATCATGGTTCCTCCTTGAAGCACTTGTGCTTTAAGTGTACATTCTTCAGCAACATCGGCATCATCAAGAATAACAATGTCTGCACCTGCATGCAAAGTGCCATAATCATAAATGTCATCTTTAGTATGAGCAAATAATGCAAAACCTGCTTTCGGATGACGCAATATCATTTTTACATTCTGTTCATGACTTTCATTTTTATAGAACCAGCGTCCGTTAAAGAATACACCGTGTTCATTAAGGTATGCAAAGAATATATCATTTTTAATTTCGTGTAATCTTTTGTTAAGCCAGTTTGCAACATTATCTGATATTTTATTACATGCGATGATTGGAATTCTTCCGGAACCTTCTTTTGGGAAATGAGTTTTCATGATAAACTCTGGAACATTAATAGAGCCGCCATAAGCAGGAGCAAGGTGCATGAATACTCCGGGTCCAGCATTGATTTCAATAATTCCGAAATTTCCTTCACGCCATGATTTTGAAATATCCTGTGACAGCACATCGATCCCCAGGCATTTTACGTTGAAGTATGTCGCAATATCTTCAACCAACTGAATATTCTCAGGATGGATTTTTGGTGTAACATTTATCGATACACCGCCGGCTGAAATATTAGCAACACGTCGCAATGTAATTTTTTCTCCTTCTTTTGGAGTATATTGCAAATTGAGATTTTGAAGTTTTAAAAATTCTTTAAGGTTGTCATCAATTTTTATTTTGCAAAGAGGTGAACGTGCATTATCAAGACGAATCAGTTTATCATTTTCAATTCCGATAAGCTGTTCAATATTATGAGTGCCGTCGCCATCAACAAAAGCAGGTACACGTTCAAGAGCAGCTACAAATTTTCCGCCTACGGCAAGTAAACGATGGTCGGTGCCATATATCTGTTGCTGTACAATAGCTCCTTCAAATGTTGCCCCTTCTTCCTGTGCTGCTTTTATGATTTTCTGGAAAGCTTTTTTTACTTCTTCTTCGCTTTCAATACCGGTGGTTACACCTTGTCCTTTATGACCGGCAACAGGTTTAACAACTACAGGGAAACCGAGCTTCAAGGCTTCTTTTACAATTTCATCTTCTTTAAAACAATTTTTACCAATAGGAGTAGGGAAGCCACACATCATAAGGAAATCAGCTACCATATCTTTGTACATAGTGAATTCCGTATCTTTTATTCCATCAGTATGGAAAGTAGTGGAACGTCCCCTTAATTGTTTTTTGCCATAACCCCACTGGAATTCATTTTCTTCGAAAAGATAAAATACAGGAATATTCAATTTCATTCCGGCTTCAATAAGCGAATAAATAGTTGGTCCGCCAAATAATGTTTTATCAAATGCAGCCTGAAGTTTTACATATTGGGTGTTAAAATCAAATTCACGGTTGTTGCTTATGGCATGAAACCATTCACTTACAAGGTTGGCCACATCTTCAGCAACAAATTCATCGAAGTATTCGATGGCAACAACATACTCATCACCATCGGTGCTAATTGTATATTTGTTAAT is a window of Bacteroidales bacterium DNA encoding:
- a CDS encoding acetate--CoA ligase family protein, with the translated sequence MEENLTPNENDSLEVAKKLINAVKQQFEEENKELRKFRNQYYRTNDFSVRKFFAYNGPNFYLDKKALVFNIYIAPNGDSVEFFKKEIVKQFPAIAEKVTPFVIDLYCEVLLMAMKMDIDLYINKYTISTDGDEYVVAIEYFDEFVAEDVANLVSEWFHAISNNREFDFNTQYVKLQAAFDKTLFGGPTIYSLIEAGMKLNIPVFYLFEENEFQWGYGKKQLRGRSTTFHTDGIKDTEFTMYKDMVADFLMMCGFPTPIGKNCFKEDEIVKEALKLGFPVVVKPVAGHKGQGVTTGIESEEEVKKAFQKIIKAAQEEGATFEGAIVQQQIYGTDHRLLAVGGKFVAALERVPAFVDGDGTHNIEQLIGIENDKLIRLDNARSPLCKIKIDDNLKEFLKLQNLNLQYTPKEGEKITLRRVANISAGGVSINVTPKIHPENIQLVEDIATYFNVKCLGIDVLSQDISKSWREGNFGIIEINAGPGVFMHLAPAYGGSINVPEFIMKTHFPKEGSGRIPIIACNKISDNVANWLNKRLHEIKNDIFFAYLNEHGVFFNGRWFYKNESHEQNVKMILRHPKAGFALFAHTKDDIYDYGTLHAGADIVILDDADVAEECTLKAQVLQGGTMIEIVGNEICIIENNEVKDKMHFDNPENKDNKIIQAIESRLNGLVSKYE
- the asnA gene encoding aspartate--ammonia ligase — encoded protein: MKYKEILKTEEAIALVKETFARELSKQLNLIKISSPLVVLDGTGINDDLNGVEKPVMFDIKNISKQKAVVVQSLAKWKRLRLKQLEIDVNEGILTDMRALRPDEVCSSLHSIYVDQWDWELHIGQQQRTLSFLKKTVCKIYEALKETEKIVHHYDTKIPVLLPEKIKFLHAEELLQLYPTLSVKERETEVAKEYGAVFIIGIGSELSNGEPHDGRAPDYDDWSTMNEEEFVGLNGDIIVWHPVLQCAFELSSMGIRVDKHALVCQLKERKCTERARLPFHKMLLDDTLPQSIGGGIGQSRVCMFMLKKSHIGEVQVSIWPEDEKRKLTEAGVCLM
- a CDS encoding GYF domain-containing protein, with the translated sequence MKEYYFLTGKDQNGPFSIEELKTKNLTSETLIWSDDMDNWKKLKDIPELLNLKKVPPPPPVDMNKKNVFSKWILKYKITIISVFCLILLASAFFVFNKNNKKVNKKEKHTSLNDLEDYDLNGKVKSLKISSYAANGNFNECQKNDMIYSDLLIFNKQGNIVEKYEYNRDGSLFDKYIYKYNTQGKKTEENRYDSNDILFNTIKYKYDINNNLIEEVENEHLKNKNSVDITLRDFRHNSKNYIINYSSFYSKDTYKYDNKNNRIEERSYTSDTATITLITYKYDENGNEIEYNYNSSLGSNKVTFKYDDNGNKIEASFNNDVIRDGKYKYTYKYDDNGNEIEECEFKLNGSFSSKRTFEYDDNGNKIEEIKYNADGSISTKEISKYDNENNLTEETVYNSDNSVNEKNTFKIEYDKNNNYTKKISFENGKPIDYYEREIEYY
- a CDS encoding SPFH domain-containing protein, whose translation is MNGITYVYIIGAIIFIFLIGIRIVRPTHKGLIERLGKYNRFASAGFHWIIPGIEKMYQINITEQMVNAESQEIITNDNLNAKVDAQVYFKVKDDEVSVKSSVYNVNNYQWQIVNLARTTLRNIIGTLTLKSANSERGKINADLYKTLHTETSNWGIEIVRTELKEIDPPKDVQETMNKVVKAENEKIAAIDFATARETVADGEKRAKIKEAEGIKQAKILHAEGEAEAIRLVNEAADKYFVGNAQLLRKLEAVEKSLSENAKIVVPTDTELVNVIGEMAGVLPLKRKPKEE
- a CDS encoding nucleoside deaminase, producing MDKFLAEAINEAKKGLAEGGIPIGSVIVYENKIIGRGHNKRIQRDSVVLHGEMDALENAGRQTASVYKKCTLYTTLSPCSMCSGAILLYGIPRIVIGENKTFMGEEEHLKSRGVEVIVEDNQECKDLMERFIHDKPELWNEDIGK
- a CDS encoding dihydrofolate reductase family protein, with the translated sequence MLPKIIIHNTITLDGAYTDFAADLDLHYTIAASFEAQAYVVGSNTLKSAVIKIPTEKKSDFRKPLFNMDDPRPYWVIADSRGQLNGILHSYRRMSFMKDIIVMVSEKTPKKYLQYLEERDYDIIYAGKDHVDLSDAFQALRKNYGVKKLITDTGGMLDCVLLNQGLADEINLLIAPEINGSNKIKLFDFIAENSRIELKLLNVYRHKNGFSQLHYKIIKK
- a CDS encoding N-acetyltransferase, with the translated sequence MEVIITRTNKKDYPQTENLTREAFWDVYKPGCDEHLILHNIRNSKCFIGELDLVATVNNNIVGHIISTVAKVVDTNEKNHKVVCVGPISVIPEYQGKGIGSKLMRSSISIAKELGFPGMILFGNPNYYHRFGFKNALEYKISTKDCQNFEPFMALEIQEKGFEGIQGKFYEDDVFIIESEELEAFEKNFPYKVKHVTPTQLK
- a CDS encoding metallophosphoesterase gives rise to the protein MIWAILIFVLFIAIIEFFSFIAIKHAFRMKAKPVLKRRFSRIYFFTIILIALLSLIYFVTLRFSNKPDYIIYRNYFFLTGIFSLFFLPKFILLSFALIEYIIRIPALILKKLKFENKILQYISSFRIFSFIGVIFTIIMMFVVLNGIIFGKTNFKVEHVSIEFPNLPQTFDGIKIAQISDMHLGSFSDSLDVRKGIDLMMSEKPDIIFFTGDLINNLSDEAKMMLPELKRIHAPFNVFSILGNHDVGDYRRWKTIKEKTEDFNNLVKIEQEAGFKLLINQNYVLKKNNDSIAIIGVNSWGTPPFKQYGKLEVAIKGVENAVFKILLTHIPSHWDAEVAGKNNADLTLSGHTHAMQFGIDCCGFYWCPLEYMYPHWAGLYNEGNQYLYVNRGFGFLGFPGRIGMTPEITIIELKRK
- the amrB gene encoding AmmeMemoRadiSam system protein B, which gives rise to MKKLFIFSLIILCCFHLNAQNKTRKPVDSVGFATKAWQMDSIVKRLHKQYDLYYDSVYQKNNLTNDIAFRFAISPHDDYTYAGFLYDVTFSHIKAKTVIIFGVAHKAKKFGIERKLVFDSFDEWQEPYGNIAVSPLRQQLMNALPRNDYIVHDSLQIVEHSVEAFVPFLQYYNKNVEIISILVPYMPFADMQKYSDDMAKALNEVMKKNNLQWGKDIALIASTDAVHYGDEDWGGKNYALYGCDEKGFTDAVNFEHQIMNECLAIPDSNSAKKFFEYTVQNNDWREYKWTWCGRYSVPFGMLTANKLQKLSGTQPLKLMISDYSTSIAHKPFKLDDIKMGATAIANLHHWVGYAVVGYK